The proteins below come from a single Chelmon rostratus isolate fCheRos1 chromosome 12, fCheRos1.pri, whole genome shotgun sequence genomic window:
- the cc2d1b gene encoding coiled-coil and C2 domain-containing protein 1B isoform X1: protein MFGKKKRAPQPRGQGAAAAKQMGLFVDLDPEEMLMGMEENLDDPDLEAELAAITGNKAAAGGRAKQKGRSPLPMEDIARMADECMRDVDEDEDDSNLEDDEDLLAELQEVVGEGEAEDALTVSSPSSATAESSQAETPESPPPQQQVSTAAPGSLQHTLEERVAMYKTALQNAKTAGETSKARRYDRGLKRCSPQTLETMVAAVKKGRPVNEAEIPPPVATGAQSSASHPAVPQRPAPPVPSPPESTPSDEQGRSVPEVITPSSEEEQSSSTLPTLSSVPSPEELTEEPADPSQTDANEATKRMLLERQKEYKMAALRAKKQGDIEQARLYFKTSKRFDAVIGALEKGQAVDLSGLPPSPGQGGGSAPVKEASSGQNMHITQPVAEAPAPAPPSAPAAPKDVLEALEQRRAKYVEASNQAKASGDDRKARMHDRIAKQYQSAIRAHKAGKAVNFEELPVPPGFPPIPGQKATGAEQGFVAALVAADKLASTDTTEIADEEEEDENEEESKPAVPEEPKRLTLDVPTGGQGRKRTPSASPERSAAREGLSPTVAQQLEFLEGRKKQYMKAALQAKQKNDMEQAKIFLRTAKGFDPMIEAARHGKTVDISTVPSPPADEDEDFILVHHSDVQISEKAEQVYTQLAKILKEQYEKCMTHSKQFTHLGNVTETTKFEKMAESCKKSLEVLKLAQSRGLPPPKHHFEERSFHTVRIFPDLSSTDMVVVIVKGMNLPAPSGIQTNDLDAFIKFDFPYPSTEQPQKHRTAVIKNTNSPEYNQSFTLSINRSHRGFRRVVASKGIKLELLHKGGFLRSDKPIGTALVKLDKLESQSEIREIVEVMDGRKPTGGRVEVKIRLREPLSGQDMQTSTERWLVIDHSQVLV from the exons GCCCGCTGCCCATGGAAGACATCGCAAGAATGGCTGACGAGTGCATGAGAGATgtggatgaggatgaagatgacagTAACctggaagatgatgaagatctATTG GCCGAGCTACAGGAAGTGGTGGGTGAGGGGGAGGCTGAGGATGCTCTAACtgtttcctctccatcctctgccACTGCTGAATCTTCTCAAGCTGAAACACCAGAGTCTCCACCGCCGCAG CAGCAAGTCTCCACAGCAGCGCCCGGCAGCCTCCAACACACCCTGGAGGAGAGAGTAGCCATGTACAAGACGGCCTTACAAAACGCCAAGACTGCAGGGGAGACGTCCAAAGCACGCAGATACGATCGGGGCCTGAAG CGTTGCTCTCCACAGACTCTGGAGACGATGGtagctgctgtgaaaaaagggAGACCCGTGAACGAGGCAGAGATCCCTCCTCCTGTTGCCACCGGAGCCCAGAGTTCCGCCTCTCATCCTGCTGTTCCACAACGACCTGCTCCCCCTGTACCCTCGCCTCCCGAATCCACTCCTTCAGATGAGCAGGGGCGGTCGGTACCAGAGGTCATCACCCCCAGCAGCGAAGAAGAGcagtcctcctccaccctgcccACGCTGAGCAGCGTTCCATCTCCAGAGGAGCTGACAGAGGAACCTGCCGACCCGTCTCAGACAGATG CGAACGAGGCGACCAAGAGGATGCTGctggagaggcagaaagaaTACAAGATGGCAGCCCTGAGAGCCAAGAAGCAGGGAGACATCGAGCAAGCTAGGCTTTACTTCAAGACCAGCAAG AGGTTCGATGCAGTGATTGGGGCGTTGGAGAAAGGACAAGCAGTTGACCTGAGTGGCCTTCCTCCGTCTCCAGGACAGG GAGGAGGCTCTGCTCCAGTGAAGGAAGCCTCCTCTGGTCAAAACATGCACATCACTCAACCGGTTGCAGAAGCTCCAG CTCCTGCACCCCCATCAGCCCCTGCAGCTCCCAAAGACGTGCTGGAGGCTCTCGAGCAGAGACGAGCCAAGTATGTGGAGGCGTCCAATCAGGCCAAAGCCAGCGGAGACGACCGCAAGGCCCGAATGCACGACCGTATCGCCAAG CAATACCAGAGTGCCATCCGAGCtcacaaagcaggaaaagcagtcAACTTTGAGGAGCTGCCAGTTCCCCCTG GTTTTCCTCCAATCCCTGGCCAGAAGGCGACGGGAGCTGAGCAGGGATTCGTTGCTGCTCTGGTGGCAGCCGATAAGCTGGCGTCCACTGATACCACTGAAATAgcagacgaagaagaagaggatgagaaCGAAGAGGAG TCTAAGCCTGCTGTTCCAGAAGAGCCAAAGAGGCTCACGTTAGACGTCCCCACCGGAGGTCAAGGCAGGAAAAGGACTCCGTCAGCTTCACCTGAGAGATCAGCCGCCAGGGAAGGACTTTCACCAACAG TGGCTCAGCAGCTGGAGTTCCTGGAGGGCAGGAAGAAGCAGTACATGAAGGCGGCCCTGCAGGCGAAGCAGAAGAACGACATGGAGCAGGCCAAGATTTTCCTCCGCACCGCCAAGGGCTTCGACCCCATGATCGAGGCAGCACGCCACGGCAAAACTGTGGACATCAGCACG gtgcCGTCGCCCCCTGCTGACGAAGATGAGGACTTCATCCTGGTTCATCACAGTGACGTGCAGATCTCAGAGAAAGCAGAGCAGGTTTACACACAGCTGGCCAAGATCCTCAAGGAGCAATATGAG AAATGCATGACTCACTCCAAGCAATTCACACACCTGGGGAACGTCACCGAAACAACAAA GTTTGAGAAGATGGCGGAGAGCTGTAAGAAGAGTCTGGAGGTCCTGAAGCTGGCTCAGTCGAGAGGTCTGCCCCCTCCTAAACATCACTTTGAGGAGAGGTCCTTTCACACTGTCAG GATATTTCCAGACCTGAGCAGCACTGACATGGTTGTTGTTATCGTCAAAGGGATGAATCTTCCTGCTCCTAGTG GGATCCAAACAAACGATCTGGATGCCTTCATCAAGTTTGACTTCCCGTACCCGAGCACG gaGCAGCCGCAGAAGCACAGAACAGCTGTCATCAAGAACACCAACTCCCCCG AATATAACCAGAGCTTCACCCTGTCGATCAACCGTAGCCACCGCGGCTTCAGGAGGGTGGTGGCGTCCAAAGGCATCaaactggagctgctgcacaaaGG CGGCTTCTTGCGGAGCGACAAGCCGATCGGGACGGCCCTCGTCAAGCTGGACAAACTGGAGTCCCAGAGTGAAATCAGGGAGATCGTAGAG GTGATGGACGGTCGGAAGCCCACAGGGGGTCGCGTCGAAGTGAAGATCCGCCTGCGGGAGCCTCTGAGCGGACAGGACATGCAGACGAGCACCGAGCGCTGGCTGGTGATCGACCACTCGCAG GTTCTCGTTTAG
- the cc2d1b gene encoding coiled-coil and C2 domain-containing protein 1B isoform X3, which yields MFGKKKRAPQPRGQGAAAAKQMGLFVDLDPEEMLMGMEENLDDPDLEAELAAITGNKAAAGGRAKQKGRSPLPMEDIARMADECMRDVDEDEDDSNLEDDEDLLAELQEVVGEGEAEDALTVSSPSSATAESSQAETPESPPPQQQVSTAAPGSLQHTLEERVAMYKTALQNAKTAGETSKARRYDRGLKTLETMVAAVKKGRPVNEAEIPPPVATGAQSSASHPAVPQRPAPPVPSPPESTPSDEQGRSVPEVITPSSEEEQSSSTLPTLSSVPSPEELTEEPADPSQTDANEATKRMLLERQKEYKMAALRAKKQGDIEQARLYFKTSKRFDAVIGALEKGQAVDLSGLPPSPGQGGGSAPVKEASSGQNMHITQPVAEAPAPAPPSAPAAPKDVLEALEQRRAKYVEASNQAKASGDDRKARMHDRIAKQYQSAIRAHKAGKAVNFEELPVPPGFPPIPGQKATGAEQGFVAALVAADKLASTDTTEIADEEEEDENEEESKPAVPEEPKRLTLDVPTGGQGRKRTPSASPERSAAREGLSPTVAQQLEFLEGRKKQYMKAALQAKQKNDMEQAKIFLRTAKGFDPMIEAARHGKTVDISTVPSPPADEDEDFILVHHSDVQISEKAEQVYTQLAKILKEQYEKCMTHSKQFTHLGNVTETTKFEKMAESCKKSLEVLKLAQSRGLPPPKHHFEERSFHTVRIFPDLSSTDMVVVIVKGMNLPAPSGIQTNDLDAFIKFDFPYPSTEQPQKHRTAVIKNTNSPEYNQSFTLSINRSHRGFRRVVASKGIKLELLHKGGFLRSDKPIGTALVKLDKLESQSEIREIVEVMDGRKPTGGRVEVKIRLREPLSGQDMQTSTERWLVIDHSQVLV from the exons GCCCGCTGCCCATGGAAGACATCGCAAGAATGGCTGACGAGTGCATGAGAGATgtggatgaggatgaagatgacagTAACctggaagatgatgaagatctATTG GCCGAGCTACAGGAAGTGGTGGGTGAGGGGGAGGCTGAGGATGCTCTAACtgtttcctctccatcctctgccACTGCTGAATCTTCTCAAGCTGAAACACCAGAGTCTCCACCGCCGCAG CAGCAAGTCTCCACAGCAGCGCCCGGCAGCCTCCAACACACCCTGGAGGAGAGAGTAGCCATGTACAAGACGGCCTTACAAAACGCCAAGACTGCAGGGGAGACGTCCAAAGCACGCAGATACGATCGGGGCCTGAAG ACTCTGGAGACGATGGtagctgctgtgaaaaaagggAGACCCGTGAACGAGGCAGAGATCCCTCCTCCTGTTGCCACCGGAGCCCAGAGTTCCGCCTCTCATCCTGCTGTTCCACAACGACCTGCTCCCCCTGTACCCTCGCCTCCCGAATCCACTCCTTCAGATGAGCAGGGGCGGTCGGTACCAGAGGTCATCACCCCCAGCAGCGAAGAAGAGcagtcctcctccaccctgcccACGCTGAGCAGCGTTCCATCTCCAGAGGAGCTGACAGAGGAACCTGCCGACCCGTCTCAGACAGATG CGAACGAGGCGACCAAGAGGATGCTGctggagaggcagaaagaaTACAAGATGGCAGCCCTGAGAGCCAAGAAGCAGGGAGACATCGAGCAAGCTAGGCTTTACTTCAAGACCAGCAAG AGGTTCGATGCAGTGATTGGGGCGTTGGAGAAAGGACAAGCAGTTGACCTGAGTGGCCTTCCTCCGTCTCCAGGACAGG GAGGAGGCTCTGCTCCAGTGAAGGAAGCCTCCTCTGGTCAAAACATGCACATCACTCAACCGGTTGCAGAAGCTCCAG CTCCTGCACCCCCATCAGCCCCTGCAGCTCCCAAAGACGTGCTGGAGGCTCTCGAGCAGAGACGAGCCAAGTATGTGGAGGCGTCCAATCAGGCCAAAGCCAGCGGAGACGACCGCAAGGCCCGAATGCACGACCGTATCGCCAAG CAATACCAGAGTGCCATCCGAGCtcacaaagcaggaaaagcagtcAACTTTGAGGAGCTGCCAGTTCCCCCTG GTTTTCCTCCAATCCCTGGCCAGAAGGCGACGGGAGCTGAGCAGGGATTCGTTGCTGCTCTGGTGGCAGCCGATAAGCTGGCGTCCACTGATACCACTGAAATAgcagacgaagaagaagaggatgagaaCGAAGAGGAG TCTAAGCCTGCTGTTCCAGAAGAGCCAAAGAGGCTCACGTTAGACGTCCCCACCGGAGGTCAAGGCAGGAAAAGGACTCCGTCAGCTTCACCTGAGAGATCAGCCGCCAGGGAAGGACTTTCACCAACAG TGGCTCAGCAGCTGGAGTTCCTGGAGGGCAGGAAGAAGCAGTACATGAAGGCGGCCCTGCAGGCGAAGCAGAAGAACGACATGGAGCAGGCCAAGATTTTCCTCCGCACCGCCAAGGGCTTCGACCCCATGATCGAGGCAGCACGCCACGGCAAAACTGTGGACATCAGCACG gtgcCGTCGCCCCCTGCTGACGAAGATGAGGACTTCATCCTGGTTCATCACAGTGACGTGCAGATCTCAGAGAAAGCAGAGCAGGTTTACACACAGCTGGCCAAGATCCTCAAGGAGCAATATGAG AAATGCATGACTCACTCCAAGCAATTCACACACCTGGGGAACGTCACCGAAACAACAAA GTTTGAGAAGATGGCGGAGAGCTGTAAGAAGAGTCTGGAGGTCCTGAAGCTGGCTCAGTCGAGAGGTCTGCCCCCTCCTAAACATCACTTTGAGGAGAGGTCCTTTCACACTGTCAG GATATTTCCAGACCTGAGCAGCACTGACATGGTTGTTGTTATCGTCAAAGGGATGAATCTTCCTGCTCCTAGTG GGATCCAAACAAACGATCTGGATGCCTTCATCAAGTTTGACTTCCCGTACCCGAGCACG gaGCAGCCGCAGAAGCACAGAACAGCTGTCATCAAGAACACCAACTCCCCCG AATATAACCAGAGCTTCACCCTGTCGATCAACCGTAGCCACCGCGGCTTCAGGAGGGTGGTGGCGTCCAAAGGCATCaaactggagctgctgcacaaaGG CGGCTTCTTGCGGAGCGACAAGCCGATCGGGACGGCCCTCGTCAAGCTGGACAAACTGGAGTCCCAGAGTGAAATCAGGGAGATCGTAGAG GTGATGGACGGTCGGAAGCCCACAGGGGGTCGCGTCGAAGTGAAGATCCGCCTGCGGGAGCCTCTGAGCGGACAGGACATGCAGACGAGCACCGAGCGCTGGCTGGTGATCGACCACTCGCAG GTTCTCGTTTAG
- the cc2d1b gene encoding coiled-coil and C2 domain-containing protein 1B isoform X2: MFGKKKRAPQPRGQGAAAAKQMGLFVDLDPEEMLMGMEENLDDPDLEAELAAITGNKAAAGGRAKQKGRSPLPMEDIARMADECMRDVDEDEDDSNLEDDEDLLAELQEVVGEGEAEDALTVSSPSSATAESSQAETPESPPPQQVSTAAPGSLQHTLEERVAMYKTALQNAKTAGETSKARRYDRGLKRCSPQTLETMVAAVKKGRPVNEAEIPPPVATGAQSSASHPAVPQRPAPPVPSPPESTPSDEQGRSVPEVITPSSEEEQSSSTLPTLSSVPSPEELTEEPADPSQTDANEATKRMLLERQKEYKMAALRAKKQGDIEQARLYFKTSKRFDAVIGALEKGQAVDLSGLPPSPGQGGGSAPVKEASSGQNMHITQPVAEAPAPAPPSAPAAPKDVLEALEQRRAKYVEASNQAKASGDDRKARMHDRIAKQYQSAIRAHKAGKAVNFEELPVPPGFPPIPGQKATGAEQGFVAALVAADKLASTDTTEIADEEEEDENEEESKPAVPEEPKRLTLDVPTGGQGRKRTPSASPERSAAREGLSPTVAQQLEFLEGRKKQYMKAALQAKQKNDMEQAKIFLRTAKGFDPMIEAARHGKTVDISTVPSPPADEDEDFILVHHSDVQISEKAEQVYTQLAKILKEQYEKCMTHSKQFTHLGNVTETTKFEKMAESCKKSLEVLKLAQSRGLPPPKHHFEERSFHTVRIFPDLSSTDMVVVIVKGMNLPAPSGIQTNDLDAFIKFDFPYPSTEQPQKHRTAVIKNTNSPEYNQSFTLSINRSHRGFRRVVASKGIKLELLHKGGFLRSDKPIGTALVKLDKLESQSEIREIVEVMDGRKPTGGRVEVKIRLREPLSGQDMQTSTERWLVIDHSQVLV, translated from the exons GCCCGCTGCCCATGGAAGACATCGCAAGAATGGCTGACGAGTGCATGAGAGATgtggatgaggatgaagatgacagTAACctggaagatgatgaagatctATTG GCCGAGCTACAGGAAGTGGTGGGTGAGGGGGAGGCTGAGGATGCTCTAACtgtttcctctccatcctctgccACTGCTGAATCTTCTCAAGCTGAAACACCAGAGTCTCCACCGCCGCAG CAAGTCTCCACAGCAGCGCCCGGCAGCCTCCAACACACCCTGGAGGAGAGAGTAGCCATGTACAAGACGGCCTTACAAAACGCCAAGACTGCAGGGGAGACGTCCAAAGCACGCAGATACGATCGGGGCCTGAAG CGTTGCTCTCCACAGACTCTGGAGACGATGGtagctgctgtgaaaaaagggAGACCCGTGAACGAGGCAGAGATCCCTCCTCCTGTTGCCACCGGAGCCCAGAGTTCCGCCTCTCATCCTGCTGTTCCACAACGACCTGCTCCCCCTGTACCCTCGCCTCCCGAATCCACTCCTTCAGATGAGCAGGGGCGGTCGGTACCAGAGGTCATCACCCCCAGCAGCGAAGAAGAGcagtcctcctccaccctgcccACGCTGAGCAGCGTTCCATCTCCAGAGGAGCTGACAGAGGAACCTGCCGACCCGTCTCAGACAGATG CGAACGAGGCGACCAAGAGGATGCTGctggagaggcagaaagaaTACAAGATGGCAGCCCTGAGAGCCAAGAAGCAGGGAGACATCGAGCAAGCTAGGCTTTACTTCAAGACCAGCAAG AGGTTCGATGCAGTGATTGGGGCGTTGGAGAAAGGACAAGCAGTTGACCTGAGTGGCCTTCCTCCGTCTCCAGGACAGG GAGGAGGCTCTGCTCCAGTGAAGGAAGCCTCCTCTGGTCAAAACATGCACATCACTCAACCGGTTGCAGAAGCTCCAG CTCCTGCACCCCCATCAGCCCCTGCAGCTCCCAAAGACGTGCTGGAGGCTCTCGAGCAGAGACGAGCCAAGTATGTGGAGGCGTCCAATCAGGCCAAAGCCAGCGGAGACGACCGCAAGGCCCGAATGCACGACCGTATCGCCAAG CAATACCAGAGTGCCATCCGAGCtcacaaagcaggaaaagcagtcAACTTTGAGGAGCTGCCAGTTCCCCCTG GTTTTCCTCCAATCCCTGGCCAGAAGGCGACGGGAGCTGAGCAGGGATTCGTTGCTGCTCTGGTGGCAGCCGATAAGCTGGCGTCCACTGATACCACTGAAATAgcagacgaagaagaagaggatgagaaCGAAGAGGAG TCTAAGCCTGCTGTTCCAGAAGAGCCAAAGAGGCTCACGTTAGACGTCCCCACCGGAGGTCAAGGCAGGAAAAGGACTCCGTCAGCTTCACCTGAGAGATCAGCCGCCAGGGAAGGACTTTCACCAACAG TGGCTCAGCAGCTGGAGTTCCTGGAGGGCAGGAAGAAGCAGTACATGAAGGCGGCCCTGCAGGCGAAGCAGAAGAACGACATGGAGCAGGCCAAGATTTTCCTCCGCACCGCCAAGGGCTTCGACCCCATGATCGAGGCAGCACGCCACGGCAAAACTGTGGACATCAGCACG gtgcCGTCGCCCCCTGCTGACGAAGATGAGGACTTCATCCTGGTTCATCACAGTGACGTGCAGATCTCAGAGAAAGCAGAGCAGGTTTACACACAGCTGGCCAAGATCCTCAAGGAGCAATATGAG AAATGCATGACTCACTCCAAGCAATTCACACACCTGGGGAACGTCACCGAAACAACAAA GTTTGAGAAGATGGCGGAGAGCTGTAAGAAGAGTCTGGAGGTCCTGAAGCTGGCTCAGTCGAGAGGTCTGCCCCCTCCTAAACATCACTTTGAGGAGAGGTCCTTTCACACTGTCAG GATATTTCCAGACCTGAGCAGCACTGACATGGTTGTTGTTATCGTCAAAGGGATGAATCTTCCTGCTCCTAGTG GGATCCAAACAAACGATCTGGATGCCTTCATCAAGTTTGACTTCCCGTACCCGAGCACG gaGCAGCCGCAGAAGCACAGAACAGCTGTCATCAAGAACACCAACTCCCCCG AATATAACCAGAGCTTCACCCTGTCGATCAACCGTAGCCACCGCGGCTTCAGGAGGGTGGTGGCGTCCAAAGGCATCaaactggagctgctgcacaaaGG CGGCTTCTTGCGGAGCGACAAGCCGATCGGGACGGCCCTCGTCAAGCTGGACAAACTGGAGTCCCAGAGTGAAATCAGGGAGATCGTAGAG GTGATGGACGGTCGGAAGCCCACAGGGGGTCGCGTCGAAGTGAAGATCCGCCTGCGGGAGCCTCTGAGCGGACAGGACATGCAGACGAGCACCGAGCGCTGGCTGGTGATCGACCACTCGCAG GTTCTCGTTTAG